Proteins encoded within one genomic window of Bombina bombina isolate aBomBom1 chromosome 1, aBomBom1.pri, whole genome shotgun sequence:
- the LOC128662652 gene encoding uncharacterized protein LOC128662652, whose product MYHSLLCITYPPIRPPSISPQRKFSKRLPTKSNPGKPPSRRPPSKPPSPPRRPPSNPSSPRTPPSKPPSPPRRPPSNPSSPRTPPSKPPSPPRRPPSNPSSPRTPPSKPPSPLRRPPSNPSSPRTPPSKPPSPLRRPPSNPSSPRTPPSKPPSPPRIPPSNPSSPRTPTSKPPSPPRRPPSKPPSPPRTPPSNPSFPRTPPSKPPSPLRTPPSNPSSPRTPPSKPPSPPRTPPSNPSSPRTPPSKPPSPPRTPPSNPSLPRTPPSKPPSPPRTPPSNPLSPRTPPSKPPSPPRTPPSNPSSPRTPSSKPPSPLRTPPSNPSSPRTPTSKPPSPPRTPPSNP is encoded by the coding sequence ATGTATCATTCATTATTATGTATTACTTACCCTCCAATTAGACCTCCAAGCATATCTCCACAAAGAAAATTCTCCAAAAGATTACCCACCAAATCTAATCCAGGCAAGCCACCATCAAGAAGACCTCCAAGCAAGCCACCTTCTCCACCAAGAAGGCCTCCCAGCAATCCATCATCTCCAAGAACACCTCCAAGCAAGCCACCTTCTCCACCAAGAAGACCTCCCAGCAATCCATCATCTCCAAGAACACCCCCAAGCAAGCCACCTTCTCCACCAAGAAGACCTCCCAGCAATCCATCATCTCCAAGAACACCCCCAAGCAAGCCACCTTCTCCACTAAGAAGACCTCCCAGCAATCCATCATCTCCAAGAACACCTCCAAGCAAGCCCCCTTCTCCACTAAGAAGACCTCCCAGCAATCCATCATCTCCAAGAACACCCCCAAGCAAGCCACCGTCTCCACCAAGAATACCACCCAGCAATCCATCATCTCCAAGAACACCTACTAGCAAACCACCATCTCCACCAAGAAGACCTCCTAGCAAACCACCATCTCCACCAAGAACACCACCCAGCAATCCATCATTTCCAAGAACACCACCAAGCAAGCCACCTTCTCCACTAAGAACACCTCCCAGCAATCCATCATCGCCAAGAACACCTCCTAGCAAACCACCATCTCCACCAAGAACACCACCCAGCAATCCATCATCTCCAAGAACACCACCAAGCAAACCACCATCTCCACCAAGAACACCTCCCAGCAATCCATCATTGCCAAGAACACCTCCTAGCAAACCACCATCTCCACCAAGAACACCTCCCAGCAATCCATTATCACCAAGAACACCTCCTAGCAAACCACCATCTCCCCCAAGAACACCTCCCAGCAATCCATCATCGCCAAGAACACCTTCTAGCAAACCACCATCTCCACTAAGAACACCACCCAGCAATCCATCATCTCCAAGAACACCAACAAGTAAGCCACCATCTCCACCAAGAACACCTCCCAGCAACCCATAA